The following coding sequences are from one Cupriavidus basilensis window:
- a CDS encoding VirB4 family type IV secretion/conjugal transfer ATPase gives MIEAIAIGIAVLGAVLLLILFARIRQVDAELKLKKHRSKDAGLADLLNYAAVVDDGVIVGKNGSFMAAWLYQGDDNASSTEEQREMVSFRINQALAGLGSGWMVHVDAVRRPAPNYSERGVSTFTDPVSAAIDEERRRLFEGLGTMYEGHFVFAVTWFPPVLAQRKFVELMFDDDAVTPDHTARTVGLIEQFKREIRSLESRMSSAVKLTRLKGHKIATEEGREVTHDDFLSWLQFCVTGNYHPVQLPSNPMYLDAVIGGQELWGGVVPKIGRKFIQVVSLEGFPLESTPGLLSALAELPSEYRWSSRFIFMDQHESLKHLDKFRKKWKQKIRGFFDQVFNTNTGSVNQDAATMVADAEAAIAEVNSGLVAAGYFTSVVVLMDEDRERLAAAALSVEKAINRLAFAARIETINTMDAYLGSLPGHGVENVRRPLINTMNLADLLPTSSIWTGSATAPCPMYPPLAPALMHCVTVGATPFRLNLHVRDLGHTFMFGPTGAGKSTHLGIIAAQLRRYAGMSIYAFDKGMSMYPLAAAINAGSKGKTGLHFTVAADDDRLAFCPLQFLETKADRAWAMEWIDTILALNGVDTTPGQRNEIGHAIMSMHASGARTLSEFSVTIQDEAIREAIKQYTVDGSMGHLLDAEEDGLSLSDFTVFEIEELMNLGEKFALPVLLYLFRRIERGLKGQPAVIILDEAWLMLGHPAFRAKIREWLKVLRKANCLVLMATQSLSDAANSGILDVIVESTATKIFLPNVYARDEDTAALYRRMGLNKRQIEILATAVPKRQYYYVSENGRRLYDLALGPLALAFVGASDKESVAAIKSLQAKFGHEWVDHWLAGRNLNLNDYLEAA, from the coding sequence ATGATCGAAGCAATCGCAATTGGCATTGCTGTACTCGGTGCGGTTCTGTTGCTCATCCTCTTTGCCCGTATCCGTCAGGTCGATGCCGAGCTGAAGCTCAAGAAGCATCGGTCGAAGGACGCGGGCCTGGCCGACTTGCTCAACTATGCCGCCGTGGTCGATGACGGCGTGATCGTGGGCAAGAACGGCTCCTTTATGGCCGCCTGGCTGTACCAAGGGGATGACAACGCCAGCAGCACCGAAGAGCAGCGGGAAATGGTGTCCTTCCGCATCAACCAGGCCCTGGCGGGCCTGGGCAGCGGCTGGATGGTTCATGTCGATGCCGTGCGCCGGCCGGCACCCAACTACTCCGAGCGCGGCGTCTCCACCTTCACCGATCCGGTGTCGGCCGCCATTGATGAAGAGCGCCGGCGGCTCTTCGAGGGCCTGGGCACGATGTACGAAGGGCACTTCGTATTCGCCGTGACCTGGTTTCCGCCAGTGCTGGCCCAGCGCAAGTTCGTTGAGCTGATGTTTGACGATGACGCGGTGACGCCCGACCACACGGCCCGCACCGTGGGCCTCATCGAGCAGTTCAAGCGCGAAATCCGCAGCCTGGAATCGCGCATGTCCTCGGCCGTCAAGCTCACGCGCTTGAAGGGCCACAAGATCGCCACGGAAGAGGGCAGGGAAGTCACGCATGACGACTTCCTGAGCTGGTTGCAGTTCTGCGTGACCGGCAACTATCACCCGGTGCAGCTCCCCAGCAACCCGATGTACTTGGACGCCGTGATCGGCGGGCAAGAGCTGTGGGGCGGCGTCGTTCCGAAGATCGGCCGCAAGTTCATCCAGGTGGTGTCCCTCGAAGGCTTCCCCTTGGAGTCAACGCCTGGCCTGCTGTCGGCCCTGGCCGAGCTGCCGAGTGAATACCGCTGGTCGAGCCGCTTCATCTTCATGGATCAGCACGAGTCCTTGAAGCACCTGGACAAGTTCCGCAAGAAGTGGAAGCAGAAGATTCGCGGCTTCTTCGACCAGGTTTTCAACACCAACACCGGCAGCGTCAACCAGGACGCGGCAACGATGGTGGCCGATGCCGAGGCGGCCATCGCCGAGGTCAATAGCGGCCTGGTGGCCGCCGGCTACTTCACGTCCGTGGTCGTGTTGATGGATGAGGATCGGGAGCGCCTGGCGGCCGCCGCGCTGTCGGTCGAGAAGGCCATCAACCGGCTGGCCTTCGCGGCGCGCATCGAGACGATCAACACGATGGACGCCTACCTGGGCAGCTTGCCCGGCCACGGCGTCGAGAACGTGCGCCGGCCGCTCATCAACACGATGAACCTGGCCGACCTGCTGCCGACAAGCTCCATCTGGACGGGCAGCGCCACCGCGCCGTGCCCGATGTACCCGCCGCTGGCCCCGGCGCTCATGCACTGCGTCACGGTCGGCGCTACGCCCTTCCGGCTGAACCTGCACGTGCGCGACCTGGGCCACACCTTCATGTTCGGCCCGACCGGCGCGGGCAAATCGACGCACCTGGGCATCATCGCCGCGCAGCTCCGGCGCTATGCCGGCATGTCGATCTACGCCTTCGACAAGGGCATGTCGATGTACCCGCTCGCGGCCGCAATCAATGCCGGCTCGAAGGGCAAGACTGGCCTGCACTTCACGGTGGCCGCCGACGATGACCGCCTGGCCTTCTGCCCGCTCCAGTTCCTCGAAACGAAGGCGGATCGGGCTTGGGCGATGGAGTGGATCGACACGATCCTTGCGCTCAACGGCGTGGACACCACGCCAGGGCAGCGCAACGAGATCGGCCACGCGATCATGAGCATGCACGCCAGCGGCGCGCGCACGCTCTCCGAGTTCTCGGTGACGATCCAGGACGAAGCGATCCGCGAGGCCATCAAGCAATACACGGTGGACGGCTCGATGGGCCACCTGCTCGATGCCGAAGAGGATGGCCTGTCGCTCTCCGACTTCACGGTGTTCGAGATCGAAGAGCTGATGAACCTCGGCGAGAAGTTCGCGCTGCCGGTGCTGCTGTACCTGTTCCGCCGCATCGAGCGCGGCCTTAAAGGCCAGCCGGCCGTCATCATCCTGGACGAAGCCTGGTTGATGCTGGGCCACCCGGCGTTCCGCGCCAAGATTCGGGAATGGCTCAAGGTCTTGCGCAAGGCGAACTGCCTGGTGCTCATGGCTACGCAAAGCCTTTCCGACGCGGCCAACTCGGGCATCTTGGATGTGATCGTGGAATCGACCGCGACCAAGATTTTCCTGCCGAACGTCTATGCCCGCGACGAGGACACGGCGGCGCTCTATCGCCGCATGGGCCTCAACAAGCGGCAAATCGAAATCCTCGCCACGGCGGTTCCGAAGCGGCAGTACTACTACGTCTCCGAGAACGGCCGCCGCCTCTATGACCTCGCCCTGGGGCCGCTGGCCCTGGCCTTCGTCGGCGCGTCCGACAAGGAATCGGTCGCCGCCATCAAGAGCCTGCAAGCGAAGTTCGGCCATGAGTGGGTCGATCACTGGCTGGCCGGCCGCAATCTGAATCTCAATGACTACCTGGAGGCCGCATGA
- a CDS encoding conjugal transfer protein TrbF: MSFADTLKGLIFKKPATAAGRDKRDPRQTDEPLEGGRRQGEAENPYLAARRTWNDHVGGVVSSRQTWQVIGILSLLIALAGVGGVIHIGSQSKFIPYVVEVDKLGQTVAAGPVQAASKADARVIHATVAEFITDARTVTPDVALQRRSVFRVYAKLSPNDPATPKMNEWLNGTPDASPFRRAEKEMVNVEIKTAIPQTPDTWQVEWEETARDRQGTPKGKPAIWRALVTVYVAEVTPQTTDEQLRNNPLSVYVRDYSWSRVQ; this comes from the coding sequence ATGAGCTTTGCCGACACCCTCAAGGGCTTGATCTTCAAGAAGCCCGCCACGGCCGCAGGACGCGACAAGCGCGACCCTCGGCAGACCGATGAACCGCTGGAAGGCGGCCGACGCCAGGGCGAGGCCGAGAACCCCTATCTGGCCGCTCGTCGCACCTGGAACGATCACGTGGGCGGCGTCGTGTCGTCTCGCCAGACCTGGCAAGTGATCGGCATCTTGTCGCTGTTGATCGCGCTCGCCGGCGTCGGCGGCGTGATCCACATCGGCAGCCAGTCGAAGTTCATCCCCTACGTGGTGGAAGTGGACAAGCTCGGCCAGACAGTGGCCGCCGGCCCGGTGCAAGCGGCCTCGAAGGCCGATGCCCGCGTCATCCATGCGACGGTCGCCGAGTTCATCACCGACGCCCGCACGGTCACGCCGGACGTGGCCTTGCAGCGCCGCTCTGTGTTCCGCGTGTACGCCAAGTTGTCGCCCAACGATCCGGCAACGCCAAAGATGAATGAGTGGTTGAACGGCACCCCGGATGCCAGCCCGTTCCGTCGCGCTGAAAAGGAAATGGTGAACGTCGAGATCAAGACGGCCATCCCGCAGACGCCGGACACCTGGCAAGTCGAGTGGGAAGAAACCGCCCGCGACCGTCAAGGCACACCGAAGGGCAAGCCCGCGATCTGGCGTGCGCTGGTCACTGTGTACGTCGCGGAAGTCACGCCGCAAACCACGGATGAGCAACTTCGGAACAACCCCCTAAGCGTGTACGTGCGGGACTACTCCTGGTCGCGCGTTCAATGA
- the trbG gene encoding P-type conjugative transfer protein TrbG, whose protein sequence is MKKIFSVVALGAALLSPTLALAADDLADKYFTGKNPTLTPQERAAIDIAKRWNAGAATGMKPVAGSNGAIKFLFGAQQPSIVCAVLQVCDVALQPGEQVNSINLGDTARWTVEPAITGSGPNEVQHLIIKPMDVGLETSLIVTTNRRAYHLRLRSHRTEYMPQVSFTYPEDALAKWDAIQRRETQERTDRTIPQTGEYLGDLKFDYDLSGSASWKPVRVFNDGRKTIIEMPGTMEQTEAPTLLVVRREGGIFRDEETVMVNYRVQGNRYIVDTVFDRAILIAGVGGSQDRVTISRRK, encoded by the coding sequence ATGAAGAAAATCTTTTCCGTTGTCGCCTTGGGCGCTGCGCTGCTGTCGCCCACCCTGGCCCTGGCCGCCGATGACCTGGCCGACAAGTATTTCACCGGCAAGAACCCGACGCTGACGCCTCAAGAGCGCGCGGCCATCGACATTGCGAAGCGATGGAACGCGGGCGCTGCCACCGGCATGAAGCCCGTCGCCGGCTCCAATGGCGCGATCAAGTTCCTGTTCGGCGCGCAGCAGCCCAGCATCGTGTGCGCGGTGCTCCAGGTGTGCGACGTGGCCTTGCAGCCAGGCGAGCAAGTCAACTCGATCAACCTGGGCGACACGGCCCGGTGGACGGTCGAGCCGGCCATCACCGGCAGCGGCCCCAACGAAGTGCAGCACCTCATCATCAAGCCGATGGATGTTGGCCTGGAAACCAGCCTCATCGTGACGACGAACCGCCGCGCCTATCACCTGCGCCTGCGCTCGCATCGCACCGAGTACATGCCGCAAGTCTCGTTCACCTACCCCGAGGACGCGCTTGCGAAGTGGGACGCGATCCAGCGCCGCGAAACGCAAGAACGCACCGACCGCACCATCCCGCAGACCGGCGAGTACCTGGGCGATCTCAAGTTCGACTATGACCTGTCCGGCTCGGCGAGCTGGAAGCCGGTGCGTGTGTTCAACGATGGCCGCAAGACCATCATCGAAATGCCCGGAACGATGGAGCAAACCGAAGCGCCGACGCTCCTGGTCGTGCGCCGCGAGGGCGGCATCTTCCGCGACGAGGAAACCGTGATGGTGAACTATCGCGTGCAGGGCAATCGCTACATCGTGGACACGGTGTTTGACCGCGCGATCCTGATTGCCGGTGTTGGTGGAAGCCAAGACCGCGTGACTATCTCCCGGAGGAAGTGA
- a CDS encoding lipoprotein produces the protein MRKIIFAALFVLALGGCATTGQYGNFVPPTATVDQQQLAREAVQQLAVLYPPAKTRLELQQATPDAFGQALVLTLRERGYALLEFNPASAKAQATAASEPASPAALPLRYVLDQAGDSNLYRLTLLVGHQSITRPYLVQDGSFAPAGYWVRKE, from the coding sequence ATGCGCAAGATCATCTTTGCTGCGCTGTTCGTCCTCGCCCTGGGCGGCTGCGCGACCACCGGCCAATACGGCAACTTCGTCCCGCCGACCGCAACGGTCGATCAGCAGCAGCTCGCCCGCGAAGCGGTGCAGCAGCTCGCTGTGCTGTACCCGCCGGCCAAGACGCGCCTGGAGCTGCAACAGGCCACGCCTGATGCCTTCGGCCAGGCCCTGGTGCTGACGTTGCGCGAGCGCGGCTATGCCCTACTGGAGTTCAACCCGGCCAGCGCGAAGGCGCAGGCCACGGCGGCCAGTGAGCCGGCATCGCCGGCGGCCCTGCCGCTGCGGTACGTGCTCGACCAGGCCGGCGACTCGAACCTGTACCGCCTGACTCTGTTGGTCGGCCATCAATCCATCACCCGCCCGTACCTGGTGCAAGACGGCAGCTTTGCGCCGGCTGGGTATTGGGTGCGCAAGGAGTGA
- a CDS encoding TrbI/VirB10 family protein — protein MSDQADQMAPDASPGAVSKKSGVRRVNNMPMYILAAALGAFLLVMMLVAADRAAKQNAPAQGAAEKAGNTSMFAKEIVGDRDGGTVEAASPLKPPELATGPEAAPVLVARPDLDAPPPPPSGNLGQPVHDDEADRIRMAKLQMFQEAVKAKTGVRVDAPRSSGSSGAQPGTPQTRDEMLSRLAAVRQQIGAQASGDPTAAYQARLAQLRASGVGGQQAGGGVGGGAPQLLQTAGGGQGKNYAQFAGSGQGDRWRLDSQPEAPRSPFELRAGFVVPATLISGINSDLPGQIMAQVAQNVYDTPTGKHLLIPQGSRLVGSYSSDVAYGQSRVLVAWQRIVFPDGKAMDIGTMPGADSAGYAGFNDQVNNHYLRVFGSAFLMSGVIAAVSMSQDNSGSTGNQQRASDALSEALGQVLGNTIAQLVSKNLNIAPTLEIRPGYRFNVIVTKDMTFSKPYQSFDY, from the coding sequence ATGAGTGACCAAGCCGATCAAATGGCACCGGACGCCTCGCCGGGCGCGGTATCGAAGAAGTCCGGCGTGCGGCGTGTCAACAACATGCCGATGTACATCCTTGCGGCCGCGCTGGGTGCCTTCCTGCTGGTGATGATGCTGGTCGCGGCGGATCGCGCTGCGAAGCAGAACGCACCGGCGCAAGGCGCGGCCGAGAAGGCGGGTAACACGTCGATGTTCGCCAAGGAGATCGTCGGCGACAGGGATGGCGGCACGGTAGAAGCGGCCTCGCCGCTCAAGCCGCCGGAGCTGGCGACCGGGCCAGAGGCTGCGCCGGTGCTTGTCGCGCGCCCCGACCTGGACGCGCCGCCGCCACCGCCCAGCGGCAACCTGGGCCAGCCGGTGCATGACGATGAAGCCGACCGCATCCGCATGGCGAAGCTGCAAATGTTCCAGGAAGCGGTCAAGGCCAAGACGGGCGTTCGTGTCGATGCGCCGCGCAGCAGCGGGTCATCGGGCGCGCAGCCGGGCACGCCGCAGACGCGCGACGAAATGCTGTCCCGCCTGGCGGCTGTGCGGCAGCAAATCGGTGCGCAAGCATCGGGCGATCCGACCGCCGCCTATCAGGCCCGGCTCGCGCAGCTTCGCGCCTCGGGCGTCGGCGGCCAGCAGGCCGGCGGCGGCGTGGGTGGTGGTGCGCCGCAGCTCTTGCAAACCGCCGGTGGCGGCCAGGGCAAGAACTACGCGCAGTTCGCGGGAAGCGGCCAGGGCGACCGTTGGCGGCTGGACTCCCAGCCCGAAGCGCCGCGCTCGCCCTTCGAGCTGCGCGCCGGCTTCGTGGTGCCGGCCACGCTCATTTCGGGCATCAACTCCGACTTGCCGGGCCAGATCATGGCCCAGGTCGCGCAGAACGTGTACGACACGCCGACCGGCAAGCATCTGCTGATTCCGCAAGGCTCGCGCCTGGTCGGGTCGTATTCGAGCGATGTTGCCTACGGTCAGTCGCGCGTGCTTGTGGCTTGGCAGCGCATCGTGTTCCCCGATGGCAAGGCGATGGACATTGGCACGATGCCGGGCGCGGATAGCGCCGGGTACGCGGGCTTCAATGACCAGGTGAATAACCACTACCTGCGCGTGTTCGGCTCGGCCTTCCTCATGTCGGGCGTCATCGCCGCCGTGAGCATGAGCCAGGACAACAGCGGTTCCACCGGCAATCAGCAGCGCGCCAGCGATGCTTTGAGCGAAGCACTTGGGCAAGTGCTGGGCAACACCATCGCCCAACTCGTTTCCAAGAATCTGAACATTGCCCCGACCTTGGAAATCCGCCCCGGCTATCGGTTCAACGTCATCGTGACCAAGGACATGACGTTCTCGAAGCCGTACCAATCGTTTGACTACTAA
- the trbJ gene encoding P-type conjugative transfer protein TrbJ — MKQKFLAAKVALAVTLMAGSITTMSPAQAGIPVIDGGNLVQNVMTAIESVAQTLKQIEQYQTQLQQYENMIQNTVAPAAYIWDQAQSTINGLMNAVDTLNYYKTQLGSIDSYLGKFQDVAYYRSSPCFNGTGGCTPAEQAAMAENRRLASESQKKANDALFKGLDRQQDALKSDARQLERLQSAAQGANGQMQAIGFANQLAAQQANQLLQIRGLMVAQQNAIATRMQVEADREAQQQAAGEALRKGEYRASPARNW; from the coding sequence ATGAAGCAGAAGTTTTTAGCCGCTAAAGTCGCTCTCGCCGTCACTCTGATGGCCGGGTCGATCACCACCATGTCGCCCGCGCAGGCCGGCATTCCCGTCATCGACGGCGGGAACCTGGTGCAGAACGTCATGACGGCCATCGAGTCGGTGGCGCAGACGCTCAAGCAAATTGAGCAGTACCAAACCCAGCTCCAGCAGTACGAAAACATGATCCAGAACACGGTCGCGCCGGCGGCCTATATCTGGGATCAGGCGCAGTCCACGATCAACGGGCTGATGAATGCGGTCGATACGCTGAACTACTACAAGACCCAGCTCGGCAGCATCGACTCGTACCTGGGCAAGTTCCAGGACGTGGCCTACTACCGCAGCTCGCCGTGCTTCAACGGCACCGGCGGCTGCACGCCCGCCGAACAGGCCGCAATGGCCGAGAACCGCCGCCTGGCGAGCGAGAGCCAGAAGAAGGCCAACGATGCCTTGTTCAAGGGCCTGGATCGCCAGCAGGACGCCTTGAAGTCCGACGCGCGCCAGCTCGAACGGCTCCAGTCGGCCGCGCAGGGCGCGAACGGGCAAATGCAGGCCATCGGCTTCGCCAACCAGCTCGCGGCCCAGCAGGCAAACCAGCTTCTGCAAATCCGGGGCCTCATGGTCGCGCAGCAGAACGCCATCGCCACGCGGATGCAGGTCGAAGCCGACCGTGAAGCGCAGCAGCAAGCCGCCGGCGAGGCGCTGCGCAAGGGCGAGTACAGGGCCAGTCCGGCCCGTAATTGGTAA
- the trbK gene encoding entry exclusion lipoprotein TrbK, which produces MRLSKPSILAAAALVAALLAGCEKKPEPVTLPEVNAENCKPENIAKLDKSVQEAFSSQCLRAGSFKPSEPKSW; this is translated from the coding sequence ATGCGCCTATCCAAACCCTCGATCCTGGCAGCGGCCGCCCTTGTGGCGGCCCTGCTGGCCGGCTGCGAGAAAAAGCCCGAGCCGGTGACGCTGCCCGAAGTGAATGCCGAGAACTGCAAACCCGAGAACATCGCCAAGCTCGATAAGAGCGTGCAAGAGGCGTTTTCATCGCAGTGCCTGCGGGCCGGCTCGTTCAAACCTAGCGAACCTAAGTCCTGGTGA
- the trbL gene encoding P-type conjugative transfer protein TrbL: MRMPASLKLALPLLVWLAFFSTDASAQMNSSGLFDDVLNRYNAAASGWAGVITNAASWLFWLLVTISMVWTFGMMALRKADIGEFFAELVRFTIFTGFFWWLLTNGPNFASTIYASLRQIAGNATGLGQALSPSGIVDIGFAIFYKVMDQSSVWSPVDSMAGILMAVAILIVLALIGVNMLLLLASGWVLAYGGVFFLGFGGSRWTSDMAINYYKTVLGVAAQLMAMVLLVGIGKTFLDDYYARMSEGINLKEMGVMLIVCVILLALVNKIPALIAGVITGASVGGAGIGNFGAGAALGAAGMAAAAAATGGAALAAGAASAAGGASAVMAAFSKANENVSSGSDVMSMLGGGGGGDSGGGGGGEAGTSTPLGQAAGFGGGGGDSGGGGSSGGESKGGDKGGDKAGGDKAGSSSKGGEGGGQKASGGGDAGGAKAGQGGGQGQGAGQGGQQDAPGSTGPGMLASAASALGKAGRVTADAGANLAKGVGAVAAAKAASMRDSAMERIADTTGGKIAAAIKAQGGSSADTSIDVPDQQPSPTFGDNSLAGADSSADPESEVAAFRDGGRNDKSA, from the coding sequence ATGAGAATGCCAGCCAGCTTGAAACTCGCCCTGCCGCTGCTCGTTTGGCTGGCGTTCTTTTCTACGGACGCTTCCGCCCAAATGAACAGCTCGGGCCTCTTCGATGACGTTCTGAACCGCTACAACGCCGCCGCCAGCGGCTGGGCCGGTGTCATCACCAACGCCGCATCCTGGTTGTTCTGGCTGCTGGTGACGATCTCGATGGTCTGGACGTTCGGCATGATGGCCTTGCGCAAGGCCGACATTGGGGAGTTCTTCGCGGAGCTTGTCCGCTTCACCATCTTCACCGGCTTCTTCTGGTGGTTGCTGACGAACGGCCCTAACTTCGCCTCGACCATCTATGCGTCGCTACGCCAAATTGCCGGCAACGCGACGGGCTTGGGTCAAGCCTTGTCGCCTTCCGGCATTGTCGATATTGGCTTTGCCATCTTCTACAAGGTGATGGATCAGTCCTCGGTGTGGTCGCCGGTGGACAGCATGGCCGGCATCCTCATGGCCGTTGCCATCTTGATCGTGCTCGCGCTCATCGGCGTGAACATGCTTCTTCTCCTGGCGTCTGGTTGGGTGCTCGCCTATGGCGGCGTGTTCTTCCTCGGCTTCGGTGGGTCGCGGTGGACTTCCGACATGGCGATCAACTACTACAAGACCGTGCTGGGTGTGGCCGCGCAGCTCATGGCAATGGTGCTGCTGGTCGGCATCGGCAAGACCTTTCTGGATGACTACTACGCGCGCATGAGCGAGGGGATCAACCTCAAGGAAATGGGCGTGATGCTCATCGTCTGCGTGATCCTGCTGGCACTCGTCAACAAGATTCCGGCGCTCATCGCCGGCGTCATCACCGGCGCGAGCGTGGGCGGTGCCGGCATCGGCAACTTCGGCGCAGGCGCGGCCCTCGGTGCCGCTGGCATGGCGGCCGCAGCAGCGGCAACCGGCGGCGCTGCTCTGGCGGCCGGCGCGGCCTCGGCCGCCGGCGGTGCTTCTGCGGTCATGGCCGCGTTCTCGAAGGCCAATGAAAACGTCTCGTCCGGGTCGGATGTCATGTCCATGCTGGGCGGTGGTGGTGGCGGCGACTCTGGCGGTGGTGGTGGCGGTGAAGCCGGCACCAGCACGCCCCTGGGCCAAGCCGCCGGCTTCGGTGGCGGCGGTGGCGACTCTGGCGGCGGCGGCAGCAGCGGCGGCGAGTCGAAGGGCGGCGACAAAGGCGGCGACAAGGCCGGCGGCGATAAGGCCGGCTCCAGCTCGAAGGGTGGCGAAGGCGGCGGCCAGAAGGCCAGCGGCGGCGGTGACGCCGGCGGCGCGAAGGCCGGCCAGGGTGGCGGCCAGGGCCAGGGAGCGGGGCAGGGCGGCCAGCAGGACGCACCTGGTAGTACCGGCCCCGGCATGCTGGCCTCGGCCGCTTCCGCGCTTGGCAAGGCCGGCCGCGTCACGGCCGACGCCGGCGCGAACTTGGCGAAGGGTGTAGGTGCGGTGGCGGCCGCGAAGGCCGCCAGCATGCGCGACTCGGCGATGGAACGCATCGCCGACACCACCGGCGGAAAGATCGCGGCCGCGATCAAGGCGCAGGGCGGCAGCTCGGCCGACACGAGCATCGACGTGCCCGATCAACAACCCTCGCCGACCTTCGGCGACAACAGCCTGGCCGGAGCTGACAGCTCTGCCGATCCCGAGTCCGAAGTAGC